Below is a genomic region from Triticum dicoccoides isolate Atlit2015 ecotype Zavitan chromosome 5A, WEW_v2.0, whole genome shotgun sequence.
AAGTGACAACGAGTTAGaaattaaaaataatttcaataTGAGAGTAAACTTATAAGAGAAACCTATGCACCACAGATATACAAGATTTTAAAACAAATCCGATGGATAGAATGTTCATTTAAGACCAACTCTAGCAAATATACATATATTGCACAGAATAGACAAAACTTGGAAAACGGGAGTAATAAATAGCACCTGCTGTCGTGAAACGGCTTTCCTTATACACCATGTTGCCAGGTACATCCACATCAAACCTTCAGCATAACAATGCCAAGGTTAACTACCGAACTACAGTATTGCAAATGCACCACAACAAGAAGGGAAAAGTAAAAAGGAAGAAAGAAGCAACAGTCATTTGCCAAAAGTTCATTATTTAGACACAAGTCCAGAAATATGATTGTGCAGCTCTGTGATATGACGTGACAAATGTAGTTGTGATCAACATTTCTCTTATTTGGAAGTGACAATATATGCAGCTTATAGCCCTTCAATTCATAGCATCATTTGCCCTTACCATGTAAATTGAAGACCTACTGTTCAACATTCTATTACTGGAAGCCCCAACAACATACTTGACTCACTGCAGAATGAAGCTATGATAACGACTGATAAAATATAGACAGCTAAAATAAAGTACTCGCAAATATTACTGAACGCAAGTTTCTCACAAATATTACTGAAAGCAAGTTTCTCCCAAGAGCTGTGAAAGAAGCACTTACAAATGAATTTTCCGGTATGAGCTCCTAACTTTTCCAGATTCATCGATTACTACATGAGTGTTGTACTGGTGCGAATCATCTGGGCCCCTTTCTTGAAACCCTCCAAGAGACAACCAAATACTTGACTCACTGCATAATGAAGCTTTGATAAGGACTCGACATGCTGATTCACTCCATTTAAAAACCTCAAAATCGCAAGGATTTTTTGTGCTAGCAGATAGTTAATGAAGGAGCATTACATACACTTGCGTACGTATCTATATAAGCTAAAAGATATTTGTAAGCTAACAGATGTACGAAATAAAAAACCACATAAAAGTTAGAAAGAATCATCTGTAAGATAGTGCGAAACAATTATTCCTAAATCTAAGAGCTGATAGCGTATCAAATCAAAAGGCTTACTCACTACAAAGTACAAGTGAGAAAGCTCTGCTTTGAAATGGAAAAATAAATTGAGAAAGATATTCTTACTAACTTTGCAAGTGAGCAATTGAGAAAGATGTTCTTACTAACTTTGCAAGTGAGCaatatctctgcattattgggccaTCTAATGGTTCGGCTAGCTTAACAGACTCGCCATCCTTGGATCCTATGAAGGAGAAGACCTCAGGGAAGCAAAGAAATTTGACTCCGGCCGCAGCAGCTTCCTAAGAAAAGATTATCTCATGTTAGTCTATATGCATTTATCTATCAATAAAGTAGGAAAACAAAAAAGAACAGCATTAAGTACTGTAGAAAGAATAAAACCAATGAGGACTGCGAATCTGCGATAGGTGCAGCACACACATAACATAGAACTCAGTTTCTAAAGGTTTGCTTATAATTCATCTATTCGTGCATTCCAGATCCCAGAAGAGCATATCAAATGCAGAATTCCTCCTCTTACTAGCTTTGTCCGAGACGAAATGCTACAATTTCTTCATTTCAATAGCCAAAACACATTGTCTCATAACTACACACTTGCATATCTCCTTCTCGCTGCAACTAAATGTTTCTTCCAGTTCCAAATCGCAGCAGGCGACCAACTCCATGCTCCCGGCGGTGCAGGGTTAGATCTTAGGGGAAGGGAGGAAGGCTTGCCTTggtgaggcgggagcaggtggcgtAGTTGGCGTCGAGGTCCCCCACGGAGGTCATCTGCACCACACCCACCCTCGTCTGCGACGCAGCGGAGACGGAGGAGAACGACATGGCGCGGCGGAGGACGGCGGCGCAGGCGGCGATTGGGGGCGACACCGCGAAAGAGGCCAAGGCCATGACAAGTAGGGGAAGTCGATGCCCAGCCGCCTGGATCACCTGCTCGGGGGCACGAGCCGACAGCCGAGGAAGAGGTCCCACCTGGTCTCATCGCGACCGTTGGATCTTAGAGCATCTCTGCACATCCGGCAAACCGCTCTGCTATAAATTTCGTTTACAGTATGCCTTAAACGACACCGGAGTTCTAAGAGCATGTCTAAGTAGAACCCTCAAACTCTCAAATCCTTAAagcagttttaagggttgagaagtATCAGTTTTTGATATTTTTAAAGATTGAAAAGCAGGGATTTAAGGGTTGAGTTTGAaggttctagtctttgcctcaaccccaacctttaaatctatcatttcacatatcacatatttcatcacatttcatcatatgacatatcacaAATTCTATcacatttgacataaaacaataatcattGTAGCTATTATtacaccaccaaataaaacaataatcattcaaATTATTACAACAATGTTTGAGCAAATTACAATAATTGTTTGAATCAAATAGGACATAGAAAAGTAAAACAAAGATACATCATAGGCCAATGCGCAGCCCATCCAACTGCCAGCGGTGCTCTACTAGATCATTTCGGAGCCGACCATGAGTGGTTGCATCCTCAATCTCACGATGTGCTTGAAGAAAAGCGTGTATGCGAGAAGGGTTTCTTTTCGGTTGCACACGGGTACCAACATTGTCATAGAAACAAGGGAGGTTTAACCCTCTCATCCTCTAGGATCATGTTGTGTAGAATCACACaacatttcatgatgttcaccaagGTTTTTTTTTTCCAAAACCGAGCTGGACCCCGAACTATGGCAAACCTTGCTTGCAAAACACCGAAAGCTCTTTCAATATCCTTGCGGGCTGCCTCTTGTGCCTTGGTGAAATGAGCCTCTTTTCTTGTTAAGGGCACCCCATTTTTCTCCTTGATGGACTTCAGAAGAGTTGCCCATTCGGGATAGATGCCATCGGTGAGATAGTATCCCATCGAGTACTCATTGTCCATGATTTTGTAGTTGCAAGCTGGAGCATCCCCAGAAATTAATCTTTTGAACAACGGAGATCTATTGAGgacattgatatcattgagtgtTCCCGGCaacccaaagaatgcatgccaaatccatgtgTCCTCCGATGCTACGGCCTCAAGCACAATGGTAGCATCACGGCTTTTACCGCAATACATTCCGTGCCATGCCTTTGGGCAATTTTccacctccaatgcatgcaatcaagacTACCAAGCATCCCCGGCCATCCCCTTTTTCATTCATTTCCATTAATCTCTTTGTATCTTCCTCGTTTGGTGCCCGAAGATACTGCTCACCATACAACCGGATGACCAACTTGGCAAACCTATGGACGGACTCCGTGGTTGTATCTTGCCCAATGCGAAGATACTCGTCGGTATAATCCGCGGGTATGCCATAAGCGAGTACCCGCATTGCCGCCGATatcttttgatatgcactaaacccCATGATACCGGCGGCGGATCTATGACGTTTAAAGTAATCGGAGGCGGCCTCACAATCGGTGACAATCTTCACAAACAAACTATGACGCATTCGGTACCTTCTGCGAAagagacaaggagggtatgtaggtACCTCCGCGAAGTAGTCTTTCATCAAATGCTCGTGTCCGAGAGCGCGGTTCCGGTAGATGGTGATTCGCCCCATCTTCGACCCTCTCCTCTGATCCATAAGCTCGGGGGCCGGCGTCGAGCCGGGCGGGGACGCGTCGGGGGCCGGCGTCGAGCGGGGCGGGGATGCGGGCAGGCGGCCGGGGAGGGGACGCGGGCGNNNNNNNNNNNNNNNNNNNNNNNNNNNNNNNNNNNNNNNNNNNNNNNNNNNNNNNNNNNNNNNNNNNNNNNNNNNNNNNNNNNNNNNNNNNNNNNNNNNNNNNNNNNNNNNNNNNNNNNNNNNNNNNNNNNNNNNNNNNNNNNNNNNNNNNNNNNNNNNNNNNNNNNNNNNNNNNNNNNNNNNNNNNNNNNNNNNNNNNNNNNNNNNNNNNNNNNNNNNNNNNNNNNNNNNNNNNNNNNNNNNNNNNNNNNNNNNNNNNNNNNNNNNNNNNNNNNNNNNNNNNNNNNNNNNNNNNNNNNNNNNNNNNNNNNNNNNNNNNNNNNNNNNNNNNNNNNNNNNNNNNNNNNNNNNNNNNNNNNNNNNNNNNNNNNNNNNNNNNNNNNNNNNNNNNNNNNNNNNNNNNNNNNNNNNNNNNNNNNNNNNNNNNNNNNNNNNNNNNNNNNNNNNNNNNNNNNNNNNNNNNNNNNNNNNNNNNNNNNNNNNNNNNNNNNNNNNNNNNNNNNNNNNNNNNNNNNNNNNNNNNNNNNNNNNNNNNNNNNNNNNNNNNNNNNNNNNNNNNNNNNNNNNNNNNNNNNNNNNNNNNNNNNNNNNNNNNNNNNNNNNNNNNNNNNNNNNNNNNNNNNNNNNNNNNNNNNNNNNNNNNNNNNNNNNNNNNNNNNNNNNNNNNNNNNNNNNNNNNNNNNNNNNNNNNNNNNNNNNNNNNNNNNNNNNNNNNNNNNNNNNNNNNNNNNNNNNNNNNNNNNNNNNNNNNNNNNNNNNNNNCGGAGGGGCGGCAGGCGGGGCGCAGAGGGGcggcgggctggcggcggcggcgggatcgggGAAGGGCGCGGCGCGGGGATGAAACTTCCCTCCCGCGCGAGGGTGGAAGAGGAGTGCGGGTTGGGGGGAGTTT
It encodes:
- the LOC119300699 gene encoding deaminated glutathione amidase, chloroplastic/cytosolic-like, which produces MALASFAVSPPIAACAAVLRRAMSFSSVSAASQTRVGVVQMTSVGDLDANYATCSRLTKEAAAAGVKFLCFPEVFSFIGSKDGESVKLAEPLDGPIMQRYCSLANESSIWLSLGGFQERGPDDSHQYNTHVVIDESGKVRSSYRKIHLFDVDVPGNMVYKESRFTTAGDTVVAVDSPFGRLGLTVCYDLRFPELYQCLRFKHQAQVLLVPSAFTKVTGEAHWEILLRARAIETQCYVIAAAQAGKHNEKRESYGDSIIIDPWGTVIARLPDRLSTGFAVADIDLSKVEAVRTKMPISVHRKFESIWKSSSL